In a single window of the Coregonus clupeaformis isolate EN_2021a chromosome 10, ASM2061545v1, whole genome shotgun sequence genome:
- the LOC121575281 gene encoding amphoterin-induced protein 1, with protein MPAPDMVCGQLSGSHCAVAGVSIKGLFALLVLSLVLRPGATTSSKPVTCHKTCLCASNIVSCSKMNLTGIPMALPRYTAVLDLSFNQISKLKAEWTPVKLSKLHTLLLSHNGLTFLSSEAFLYVTRLLYLDLSSNGLKILEEFIFEPLEHLEVLLLYNNHISQIDRTAFSGLNSLQKLYLSQNQIQRFPLELVKERNRLEKLTLLDVSTNRVKLLPIQELQVLPAWIKNGLYFHNNPLPCSCELYSMLARWHRQELSSATDFRDDHTCLLPGTQKEKALTLELNKVHLNCSAVSIIDEEAYLEQFIKLGCDTRQKDMLKSWVLPGNVQVSSGDQSSRVLSDGSLQIGPLTLEDSGIYTCYAVGDSFNETLYVTVLVHNATQAGGQEGMKTAYTTLVGCLASAVMVIIYLYLTPCRCFCCPGQGLDKRAPGDSLHSSILSVSNTHEDTGPEGGGGGGGAFDKPPFNRHVAFLDPKGLLEQNGRLSPYGEEDEEWREEDRERQEQRRKSVAESLSSVCSDTPIVV; from the coding sequence ATGCCTGCACCTGACATGGTGTGTGGGCAACTCTCTGGTTCCCACTGTGCTGTAGCAGGAGTGTCTATTAAAGGGCTCTTTGCCCTTCTGGTCCTGAGTCTCGTACTGCGTCCAGGAGCAACAACCAGCTCAAAACCTGTCACCTGCCACAAAACCTGTTTGTGTGCTAGCAACATCGTCAGCTGCTCCAAGATGAACCTGACCGGCATCCCCATGGCTTTGCCTCGCTACACTGCTGTGCTGGACCTCAGCTTCAACCAAATCAGTAAACTGAAAGCTGAATGGACCCCGGTCAAGCTCAGCAAGCTACACACCCTCCTGCTCAGCCACAACGgcctcaccttcctctcctccgagGCCTTCCTATACGTCACGCGGTTGCTCTACCTGGACCTGTCCTCAAACGGCCTGAAAATTCTGGAGGAGTTCATCTTCGAGCCCCTGGAGCACCTGGAGGTGCTGCTGCTTTACAACAACCACATCTCCCAGATCGACCGCACCGCCTTCTCGGGCCTCAACAGCCTGCAGAAGCTCTACCTCAGCCAGAACCAGATCCAACGCTTCCCCCTGGAGCTGGTCAAAGAGAGGAATCGGCTGGAGAAGCTCACTCTGCTGGACGTGTCCACCAACCGGGTCAAACTGCTGCCCATACAGGAGCTCCAGGTCCTGCCCGCCTGGATCAAGAATGGCCTCTACTTCCACAACAACCCGCTGCCCTGCAGCTGTGAGCTGTACAGCATGCTGGCCCGCTGGCACCGCCAGGAGCTCAGCTCCGCCACTGATTTCAGAGACGACCACACCTGCCTCCTCCCAGGCACGCAGAAGGAGAAGGCACTCACCCTGGAGCTGAACAAGGTCCATCTGAATTGCAGCGCAGTGTCCATCATAGACGAGGAGGCCTATCTTGAGCAGTTCATAAAACTGGGCTGTGACACCAGGCAGAAGGACATGCTGAAGAGCTGGGTCCTTCCCGGCAATGTGCAGGTGTCCTCTGGTGACCAGAGTTCCAGGGTCCTCAGCGACGGCAGCCTGCAGATAGGCCCCCTCACGCTAGAGGACTCTGGGATCTACACCTGCTATGCAGTGGGGGACTCCTTCAATGAGACCCTGTATGTGACTGTGTTAGTGCACAACGCCACTCAGGCTGGAGGGCAGGAGGGCATGAAGACTGCCTATACCACACTGGTGGGCTGTCTGGCCAGTGCGGTGATGGTGATCATCTACCTCTACCTCACACCCTGCCGCTGCTTCTGCTGCCCGGGCCAGGGCCTGGACAAGAGAGCCCCGGGGGACAGCCTTCACTCCTCCATCCTTAGCGTCTCTAACACCCATGAGGACACAGGTCCGGAGGGGGGCGGAGGTGGAGGGGGTGCCTTTGACAAGCCTCCCTTCAACAGGCATGTCGCCTTCCTGGACCCAAAGGGCCTGCTGGAGCAGAATGGGCGACTGAGCCCATatggggaggaggatgaggagtggcgggaggaggacagagagaggcaggAACAGAGAAGGAAGTCAGTCGCAGAGTCTCTGAGCTCTGTGTGCTCGGACACCCCTATTGTGGTGTGA